Proteins from one Peromyscus eremicus chromosome 8a, PerEre_H2_v1, whole genome shotgun sequence genomic window:
- the Hint1 gene encoding adenosine 5'-monophosphoramidase HINT1: protein MADEIAKAQVAQPGGDTIFGKIIRKEIPAKIIFEDDRCLAFHDISPQAPTHFLVIPKKHISQISVAEDDDESLLGHLMIVGKKCAADLGLNRGYRMVVNEGADGGQSVYHIHLHVLGGRQMNWPPG, encoded by the exons atGGCTGACGAGATTGCCAAGGCTCAGGTGGCCCAGCCCGGCGGCGACACGATCTTCGGCAAGATCATCCGCAAAGAAATCCCCGCCAAGATCATCTTCGAGGACGACCGG TGTCTTGCTTTTCATGACATTTCCCCTCAAGCGCCAACACATTTCCTGGTGATACCCAAGAAGCATATATCCCAGATTTCTGTAGCAGAAGATGATGACGAGAGT CTTCTAGGACATTTAATGATTGTTGGCAAGAAATGTGCTGCGGATCTGGGCCTGAACCGGGGTTATCGGATGGTGGTGAATGAAGGTGCAGACGGGGGACAGTCTGTCTACCATATTCATCTCCATGTTCTCGGAGGTCGGCAGATGAATTGGCCTCCTGGCTAA